Proteins encoded together in one Streptomyces sp. NA04227 window:
- a CDS encoding AraC family transcriptional regulator produces the protein MDVLSELLDGVRARGALFRRTTMSGPWSLRFASGSPLTLATMLRGRAWIVPADGEPVPVGTGDIAVIRGRAPYTVADDPATPPQVVINSADYCARSDEGETGDGPDGSALLLSGAYTGRGEISERLLHALPEVLVVPDTGDHCPLLGLVVEEILRDRPGQQVMRDRLLDLMLLSTLRTWFDRSEAHAPPWYRAMEDPVVANALRLLHDDPARPWTVADLAAESGVSRAGLARRFTAQVGEPPMTYLASWRIDLAADLLRETKATVGSIARRVGYANTFALSVAFKRLRGITPTQHRITAPPPDSENERG, from the coding sequence GTGGATGTGCTCTCCGAACTACTGGACGGTGTGAGGGCGCGGGGCGCCCTGTTCCGGCGGACGACCATGAGCGGGCCGTGGTCCCTGCGGTTCGCCAGCGGCTCACCGCTGACCCTGGCGACGATGCTGCGCGGCCGGGCGTGGATCGTCCCCGCCGACGGCGAACCGGTACCGGTCGGCACCGGAGACATCGCGGTCATCCGCGGCCGGGCGCCGTACACGGTCGCCGATGATCCGGCCACCCCACCACAGGTAGTGATCAACAGCGCCGACTACTGCGCGCGCTCCGACGAGGGTGAGACCGGCGACGGCCCGGACGGCTCGGCCCTGCTGCTCAGCGGCGCCTACACCGGCCGAGGCGAGATCAGCGAGCGGCTGCTCCACGCCCTGCCCGAAGTGCTGGTGGTCCCCGATACCGGCGACCACTGTCCGCTGCTCGGTCTGGTCGTCGAGGAGATCCTCAGGGACAGACCCGGGCAACAGGTGATGCGCGACCGGCTGTTGGACCTGATGCTCCTCTCCACACTGCGGACCTGGTTCGACCGGTCCGAGGCCCACGCGCCACCGTGGTATCGCGCGATGGAAGATCCAGTGGTAGCCAATGCTCTGCGACTTCTCCACGACGATCCGGCCCGCCCGTGGACCGTGGCAGATCTGGCGGCCGAGTCGGGAGTGTCCCGCGCCGGGCTCGCCCGGCGGTTCACCGCACAAGTCGGCGAGCCGCCGATGACCTACCTGGCGTCGTGGCGCATCGACTTGGCGGCCGACCTGCTGCGCGAGACCAAGGCCACGGTCGGCTCGATCGCCCGGAGAGTCGGCTACGCCAACACCTTCGCGCTCAGCGTCGCTTTCAAGCGCCTCCGCGGCATCACCCCGACCCAGCACCGCATCACAGCGCCGCCCCCGGACTCGGAGAATGAGAGAGGGTAA
- the pyrR gene encoding bifunctional pyr operon transcriptional regulator/uracil phosphoribosyltransferase PyrR has protein sequence MDNGINGNNGSNAGPGAARAVLEAPDIARVLTRIAHEIVERAKGADDVVLLGIPTRGVFLAQRLGAKLAEITGSEIPVGSLDITMYRDDLRMRPPRALARTEIPAEGLDGRLVVLVDDVLFSGRTIRAALDALNDLGRPRAVQLAVLVDRGHRELPIRADYVGKNLPTSLRETVKVLLDEEDGRDTVLLGAAAAGQGASGAAPAEDPEGASASDGR, from the coding sequence GTGGACAACGGGATCAACGGCAACAACGGCAGCAATGCCGGACCCGGCGCCGCACGAGCAGTGCTCGAAGCGCCGGACATCGCGCGGGTGCTGACCCGCATCGCCCACGAGATCGTCGAGCGCGCCAAGGGCGCCGACGACGTGGTGCTCCTCGGTATTCCGACCCGCGGCGTCTTCCTCGCCCAGCGGCTCGGCGCGAAGCTGGCGGAGATCACCGGTTCGGAGATCCCGGTCGGCTCGCTCGACATCACCATGTACCGCGACGACCTGCGGATGCGGCCGCCGCGTGCGCTGGCCCGTACCGAGATCCCGGCGGAGGGACTCGACGGCCGACTGGTCGTCCTCGTCGACGACGTCCTGTTCTCCGGGCGCACCATCCGGGCCGCTCTCGACGCCCTGAACGACCTCGGCCGCCCGCGGGCCGTGCAGCTCGCCGTCCTGGTCGACCGGGGCCACCGGGAACTGCCCATCCGCGCCGACTACGTGGGCAAGAACCTGCCCACCTCGCTGCGCGAGACGGTCAAGGTGCTCCTCGACGAGGAGGACGGCCGCGACACCGTGCTGCTCGGTGCCGCCGCCGCGGGCCAGGGCGCCAGCGGCGCCGCACCGGCCGAGGACCCCGAAGGCGCGTCGGCTTCCGACGGGCGCTGA
- a CDS encoding aspartate carbamoyltransferase catalytic subunit produces MMRHLISAADLTRDDAVRILDTAEEMARVADRPIKKLPTLRGRTVVNLFFEDSTRTRISFEAAEKRLSADVINFSAKGSSVSKGESLKDTAQTLEAMGVDAVVIRHGASGAPFRLATSGWIDAAVINAGDGTHQHPTQALLDAFTMRRRLVGRDAGLGKDLAGKRITLVGDVLHSRVARSNVDLLHTLGAEVTLVAPPTLLPVGVDSWPCEVSYDIDRVLPKSDAVMMLRVQRERMNAAFFPTEREYSRRYGLDGERMSRMPGHAIVMHPGPMVRGMEITADVADSDRCTVVEQVANGVSIRMAVLYLLLGGQEPAPGTAPTTNAAITEEK; encoded by the coding sequence ATGATGCGTCACCTCATCTCGGCCGCCGACCTCACAAGGGACGACGCCGTCCGCATCCTCGACACCGCCGAGGAGATGGCCCGCGTCGCCGACCGGCCGATCAAGAAACTCCCCACCCTGCGGGGCCGCACCGTCGTGAACCTCTTCTTCGAGGACTCGACGCGCACCCGGATCTCCTTCGAGGCCGCCGAGAAGCGGCTGTCGGCGGACGTCATCAACTTCAGCGCCAAGGGCTCGTCCGTGTCCAAGGGGGAGTCCCTGAAGGACACCGCGCAGACCCTGGAGGCGATGGGTGTGGACGCCGTCGTCATACGGCACGGTGCCTCCGGCGCGCCCTTCCGTCTCGCCACCTCGGGCTGGATCGACGCCGCCGTGATCAACGCCGGTGACGGCACCCACCAGCACCCCACCCAGGCCCTGCTCGACGCCTTCACCATGCGCCGCCGCCTGGTCGGACGGGACGCCGGACTCGGCAAGGACCTGGCGGGCAAGCGCATCACCCTGGTCGGCGACGTCCTGCACAGCCGGGTCGCCCGCTCCAACGTCGACCTGCTGCACACCCTGGGCGCCGAGGTCACCTTGGTCGCCCCGCCCACCCTGCTGCCGGTCGGCGTGGACTCCTGGCCCTGCGAGGTCTCGTACGACATCGACCGGGTACTGCCGAAGTCCGACGCCGTGATGATGCTGCGGGTCCAGCGGGAGCGGATGAACGCCGCGTTCTTCCCGACCGAGCGCGAGTACTCGCGCCGCTACGGACTCGACGGCGAGCGGATGTCCAGGATGCCCGGGCACGCGATCGTCATGCACCCGGGGCCGATGGTCCGCGGCATGGAGATCACCGCGGACGTGGCCGACTCCGACCGCTGCACGGTCGTCGAGCAGGTCGCCAACGGTGTCTCGATCCGGATGGCCGTCCTCTACCTGCTGCTCGGCGGACAAGAGCCCGCGCCGGGCACCGCCCCCACCACCAACGCCGCCATCACCGAGGAGAAGTGA
- the nusB gene encoding transcription antitermination factor NusB translates to MAARNTARKRAFQILFESDQREADVLTVLADWVRHARTDTRQPPVSEYTMELVEGYAKRAVRIDELIGQYAVGWTLDRMPVVDRNILRIGAYELIWVDGTPDAVVLDEAVQLAKEFSTDDSPSFVNGLLGRLKELKPSLRRNDEA, encoded by the coding sequence GTGGCTGCCCGTAACACGGCTCGCAAGCGTGCCTTCCAGATTCTCTTCGAGTCCGACCAGCGCGAGGCCGACGTCCTGACGGTGCTCGCCGACTGGGTCCGGCACGCGCGGACCGACACCCGGCAGCCGCCGGTCAGCGAGTACACGATGGAGCTCGTCGAGGGCTACGCCAAGCGCGCGGTGCGTATCGACGAGCTGATCGGGCAGTACGCGGTCGGCTGGACGCTCGACCGGATGCCCGTCGTCGACCGCAACATCCTGCGGATCGGCGCGTACGAGCTGATCTGGGTCGACGGAACGCCCGACGCGGTGGTCCTCGACGAGGCCGTACAGCTCGCCAAGGAGTTCTCGACGGACGACTCCCCGTCCTTCGTCAACGGTCTCCTCGGGCGGCTGAAGGAGCTCAAGCCGAGCCTGCGCAGGAACGACGAGGCCTGA
- a CDS encoding NAD(P)H-binding protein, with product MIKHPILVTGSSGKSGRRVVSRLRAQGVPVRAASRSGEPAFDWLDRTTWDSALEGVRAVYLVPLDGHLLTRPFIERAEQLGIERVVLLSGRGVDVPGYSGEANIAGATHIDGESAVRASGIAWTILRPAWFAQNFSEGIFRDAILAGELRLPAGDGAASFVDAEDIAAVAVAALTEDGHAAQTYELSGPRALTIAEAVAEISGATGRSIRYVPLSAGEFVVELTGQGWPAAEAEDYAEAVSPIRRGMDSLISDGVWRALGRSPRDFTDYVKAAARTWRD from the coding sequence ATGATCAAGCATCCGATTCTGGTAACCGGCAGCTCGGGCAAGTCCGGCCGCCGGGTGGTGTCCCGGCTGCGGGCGCAGGGGGTCCCGGTCCGCGCGGCCTCGCGCTCCGGTGAGCCGGCCTTCGACTGGCTCGACCGCACGACCTGGGACTCCGCGCTGGAGGGCGTGCGGGCGGTGTACCTCGTGCCGCTCGACGGGCACCTCCTCACCCGCCCCTTCATCGAGCGCGCCGAGCAGCTGGGTATCGAGCGCGTCGTACTGCTGTCGGGGCGCGGCGTGGACGTGCCGGGCTACTCCGGCGAAGCCAACATCGCCGGTGCCACACACATCGACGGTGAGAGCGCGGTGCGCGCGAGCGGTATCGCGTGGACGATCCTGCGACCTGCCTGGTTCGCACAGAACTTCAGCGAGGGCATCTTCCGGGACGCGATCCTCGCCGGTGAGCTGAGACTGCCGGCCGGGGACGGCGCAGCCTCCTTCGTCGATGCCGAGGACATCGCCGCGGTCGCGGTCGCCGCGCTCACCGAGGACGGCCACGCCGCGCAGACGTACGAACTCTCCGGGCCCCGGGCTCTGACCATCGCCGAGGCTGTCGCCGAAATCTCCGGGGCGACCGGCCGTAGCATCCGGTATGTACCGCTCTCCGCCGGTGAGTTCGTCGTCGAACTCACCGGGCAAGGATGGCCGGCTGCCGAGGCGGAGGACTACGCGGAGGCCGTGAGCCCGATCCGGCGCGGAATGGACAGCCTCATCTCCGACGGCGTATGGCGCGCACTCGGGCGTTCGCCGCGCGACTTCACCGACTACGTCAAGGCTGCCGCGAGAACCTGGCGCGACTGA
- the bldD gene encoding transcriptional regulator BldD has translation MSSEYAKQLGAKLRAIRTQQGLSLHGVEEKSQGRWKAVVVGSYERGDRAVTVQRLAELADFYGVPVQELLPGGTPGGAAEPPPKLVLDLERLAHVPPEKAGPLQRYAATIQSQRGDYNGKVLSIRQDDLRTLAVIYDQSPSVLTEQLISWGVLDADARRAVATHDES, from the coding sequence ATGTCCAGCGAATACGCCAAACAGCTCGGGGCCAAGCTCCGCGCCATCCGCACCCAGCAAGGCCTTTCCCTCCACGGAGTCGAGGAGAAGTCCCAGGGACGCTGGAAGGCGGTAGTGGTCGGCTCCTACGAGCGTGGCGACCGCGCGGTGACCGTGCAGCGCCTCGCCGAGCTGGCGGACTTCTACGGGGTACCGGTCCAGGAGCTGCTGCCCGGCGGCACGCCGGGTGGCGCCGCCGAGCCGCCGCCGAAGCTCGTGCTCGACCTGGAGCGCCTTGCCCACGTCCCGCCGGAGAAGGCGGGCCCGCTCCAGCGTTATGCCGCCACCATCCAGTCCCAGCGCGGTGACTACAACGGCAAGGTGCTGTCGATCCGCCAGGACGACCTGCGCACCCTCGCCGTGATCTACGACCAGTCGCCCTCGGTCCTGACCGAGCAGCTCATCAGCTGGGGCGTGCTGGACGCGGACGCGCGTCGCGCGGTCGCCACGCACGACGAGAGCTGA